Proteins encoded in a region of the Teredinibacter purpureus genome:
- a CDS encoding Rsd/AlgQ family anti-sigma factor, with amino-acid sequence MLENCKTAQERWGGVTDIIDRWLGERQQVLVLYCQLSEIIEEPSAVTGEVLRSMCQLLVDYVSAGHFEIYDQLVQEAREFDDKPALTEAKILFTDVDKTTEYVLDFNDKYQEIDDLDSIETDLSKLGETLAHRFEAEDRAIEVLHTAHKDQVA; translated from the coding sequence ATGCTAGAAAATTGTAAAACGGCGCAAGAACGTTGGGGCGGAGTTACCGATATTATCGATCGCTGGCTTGGTGAGCGACAGCAAGTACTCGTGCTCTATTGCCAACTATCCGAAATAATAGAAGAACCTTCAGCCGTCACAGGCGAAGTACTAAGGTCCATGTGTCAGCTTTTGGTTGATTACGTGTCTGCGGGTCATTTTGAAATTTACGACCAGCTCGTTCAAGAAGCACGGGAATTCGACGACAAGCCTGCGCTAACAGAGGCAAAAATACTGTTTACTGATGTCGATAAAACGACCGAATACGTGCTCGATTTTAACGACAAGTACCAAGAAATCGATGACCTTGATTCGATTGAAACCGACCTCTCAAAACTCGGCGAAACACTTGCCCATAGATTTGAGGCCGAAGATAGGGCTATAGAAGTACTTCACACAGCCCATAAAGATCAAGTAGCGTAA
- a CDS encoding flagellar basal body-associated FliL family protein, which translates to MQWLRNSALARWLSVVLVVGVMLAVSVHAEDEPPAEGEEAAPAPPKAIYLPLKPSFVVNYGGAGRLKYIKAEVSVRLDSSEAANAVRHHMPYIRNNLVMLFASQTDESLTSQAGKEALRQDALTEVRKVILDEDGLEGVTDLFFNTLIVQK; encoded by the coding sequence ATGCAATGGTTACGCAATAGCGCTTTAGCGCGTTGGTTGAGCGTGGTTTTAGTGGTCGGTGTAATGTTGGCTGTATCGGTGCATGCCGAAGATGAGCCGCCAGCCGAAGGAGAGGAGGCGGCTCCAGCCCCGCCTAAGGCAATTTACCTGCCGTTAAAACCCTCGTTTGTGGTGAATTACGGTGGCGCAGGGCGATTAAAATATATTAAAGCGGAGGTGTCGGTTCGATTAGATTCGTCTGAGGCCGCTAATGCCGTGCGTCATCATATGCCTTACATTCGTAATAACTTAGTAATGCTTTTTGCGAGTCAAACCGATGAGTCGCTGACGTCACAGGCTGGAAAGGAAGCGTTGCGGCAAGACGCGTTGACTGAAGTACGAAAAGTAATCTTGGATGAGGATGGATTAGAGGGGGTTACCGATCTTTTTTTTAACACGTTAATCGTGCAAAAATAA
- the gshA gene encoding glutamate--cysteine ligase produces MLQIKDFPKELAEPDNAALLTGILRGAERESLRVTANGALSKTDHPSGLGSALTHPQITTDFSEALLEFITPPCHTIPDMLGQLDLLQRYTANQLPEGEMLWTHSMPCALGPDQEIPVARYGSTNNGRMKTVYRVGLGHRYGRSMQTVAGLHYNFSLPNAFWAFLSRRDNSMLDLQEYKNQRYFGLIRNFRRHYWLLIYLFGASPALCTSFVDKRMHDLQLLDNLSHTLHTPFATSLRMGDLGYQSSAQEDLYVCYNDQKRYIETLCAAITSPHADYEALGITDEQHNHLQLNTGLLQIENEFYSAIRPKRTAQSGETALAALDNRGVEYIEVRCLDIDPFSPVGITDEQIRFLDTFLLYCALQESPDTDSEEAQRILRNQKQVVVDGRNPSATLENGPDSTINLQQWGLELLNAMAPVAGLLDNAHGDQSYSNSLAQQTRKLKDPSLTPSARILSTLKDNKLEYAAYALQHSAQYDEYFKNAPLSPDIQERMENMALESEAEQRELERKSQIDFDDFLVQYYKQYRRCCGAFRE; encoded by the coding sequence GTGCTACAGATTAAAGATTTCCCCAAGGAACTCGCCGAGCCTGACAATGCCGCATTACTCACCGGCATATTGCGCGGCGCAGAGCGTGAAAGCCTCCGCGTTACGGCAAACGGAGCACTCAGTAAAACCGATCATCCCAGTGGTCTGGGCTCAGCCTTAACCCACCCCCAAATCACTACAGACTTTAGCGAAGCCTTGCTGGAGTTTATTACGCCTCCCTGCCACACCATTCCCGATATGCTTGGCCAGCTCGATTTACTGCAGCGCTATACCGCCAACCAGCTACCCGAAGGCGAAATGCTTTGGACGCATAGCATGCCCTGCGCGTTAGGGCCTGACCAAGAGATTCCTGTCGCGCGTTACGGCAGTACGAATAACGGCCGAATGAAAACAGTCTATCGGGTTGGCCTAGGACATCGTTATGGACGCTCCATGCAAACCGTTGCAGGCTTACATTATAACTTCTCGCTACCCAATGCGTTTTGGGCATTCCTTTCACGTCGTGATAACAGCATGCTCGACCTTCAGGAATACAAAAATCAGCGCTATTTCGGCCTCATTCGTAACTTTCGGCGTCATTATTGGTTGCTCATCTATTTGTTTGGTGCTTCGCCTGCACTGTGTACCAGTTTTGTAGACAAACGCATGCACGACCTTCAACTGCTCGATAACCTATCGCATACGTTACATACGCCGTTTGCCACGTCACTCCGCATGGGCGACCTCGGCTATCAAAGTAGTGCGCAAGAAGATCTTTACGTCTGCTACAACGACCAAAAACGATATATCGAAACATTGTGTGCAGCCATTACGTCACCTCATGCCGACTATGAAGCCCTCGGGATCACCGACGAACAACACAACCACCTGCAACTCAATACCGGCTTACTACAGATAGAGAATGAATTTTACAGTGCTATTCGCCCCAAACGCACAGCACAATCCGGCGAGACAGCGCTCGCGGCACTGGACAATCGTGGCGTTGAATATATAGAAGTACGCTGCTTGGATATCGACCCATTTTCGCCTGTCGGTATTACCGACGAACAAATCCGCTTTCTCGACACTTTTTTACTGTATTGCGCGCTCCAAGAAAGCCCCGATACCGATAGTGAAGAAGCACAACGGATATTGCGCAACCAAAAACAGGTGGTAGTTGACGGCCGCAACCCCAGTGCAACACTCGAGAACGGCCCCGACAGCACGATTAACCTGCAGCAATGGGGCCTAGAGCTACTCAACGCTATGGCGCCCGTCGCAGGGCTGCTGGATAACGCTCATGGCGATCAAAGCTATAGCAACAGTCTTGCGCAGCAAACGCGAAAGCTAAAAGACCCAAGCCTTACACCCTCTGCACGTATTCTATCCACACTAAAAGACAACAAGCTCGAATACGCGGCCTATGCGTTACAGCATTCTGCGCAATACGATGAATACTTCAAAAACGCTCCACTTTCGCCCGACATTCAAGAACGCATGGAAAATATGGCGCTAGAATCTGAAGCGGAACAACGCGAGCTTGAAAGAAAAAGCCAAATAGACTTCGATGATTTTCTCGTGCAATACTACAAACAGTACCGGCGATGCTGTGGGGCTTTCCGAGAATAG
- the gspC gene encoding type II secretion system protein GspC has translation MTFQLADNPQLLTASRYWQVVLAKLKSLPLDVWRNGLIFLSILWLCHSAAGLFWVLYPVSAVPQPTTFAVPIDTGSASVSSTTVDILALQELKLFGDAGELPEVELEVEAQSSSDLIVDENAATTLLNLKLHGVIASDNQLEARAIIDTGKDQNLYRIGDEIKLNKGVKLAKVMEQRIILDNKGSHESLWLYSEEDFKKSASNRANRHKVTREGPGADRPKPTVNKSIQPSQIPKSISDVVRFSVHREEGKMVGYKLRPGRDKELFEQVGLKSGDIVTSVNGRIMNDPKQLRDVYQDLKTATEANLVVRRGESELPITIRVDNTGG, from the coding sequence GTGACCTTTCAGTTGGCCGACAATCCGCAGCTTCTAACCGCTAGTCGTTACTGGCAGGTAGTGCTCGCCAAGCTAAAAAGCTTGCCGTTAGACGTGTGGCGTAATGGTCTTATCTTTCTATCGATACTATGGCTGTGTCACAGCGCTGCTGGGCTCTTTTGGGTTTTATACCCTGTTTCGGCAGTACCTCAGCCCACCACCTTTGCTGTGCCGATCGATACCGGTTCTGCTTCTGTCAGCAGTACAACCGTTGATATCCTGGCCCTTCAAGAGCTGAAACTCTTTGGTGACGCTGGCGAACTGCCTGAGGTGGAGTTAGAGGTGGAGGCCCAGTCCTCATCAGATCTTATCGTTGACGAAAACGCAGCAACGACGCTACTAAATTTAAAGTTACACGGCGTCATTGCCAGCGATAATCAGCTTGAGGCGCGAGCCATTATCGATACCGGTAAAGATCAGAATCTTTATCGGATTGGCGACGAAATAAAACTAAATAAAGGTGTAAAGCTCGCAAAGGTTATGGAGCAACGCATTATTTTGGACAATAAAGGCAGCCATGAATCCTTGTGGCTTTACTCCGAGGAAGATTTTAAAAAATCGGCAAGTAATCGCGCCAATCGTCACAAAGTTACTCGTGAAGGTCCCGGCGCGGATCGCCCTAAACCTACGGTGAACAAAAGTATACAGCCTAGCCAAATCCCCAAATCAATTAGCGATGTTGTGCGTTTTAGCGTGCATCGTGAGGAAGGGAAAATGGTGGGTTATAAATTGCGGCCTGGCCGAGATAAAGAGTTGTTTGAACAAGTCGGATTAAAATCCGGCGATATTGTGACAAGTGTTAACGGTCGAATCATGAACGACCCGAAACAATTGCGTGATGTCTATCAGGACCTAAAAACCGCAACGGAGGCCAACTTAGTTGTTCGTCGTGGCGAATCAGAGTTACCAATAACGATCAGAGTTGATAATACAGGTGGGTAA
- the gspD gene encoding type II secretion system secretin GspD has protein sequence MLKNFGVILCVAIMMFSGASLGQAQGAQPQQTWTINFKDSDIHEVIKFVAEVTGKTLVIDPRVKGRVKVISQKPLTERELMELFRSVLEVHDFTIVEVGNVVRVVPLKDARSSPLPVRDNPAFDEGYVTQVIQLKNIAAAKVLPVLRPLVPQHSHLAAYDPSNAIVVSDTAANIERIKEIIEKIDTAALPVTEVIELRYADADSLVATLTKLDRAESKGAPASNTLQMVADKRNNAILISGEDLQRQRVKNLIRRLDRPQKQTGNVRVVYLEYATAKDVAVVLSKVVQNMQRMVPGGEKGGKAGQGATVEADEATNALLITAEGDSLDSLLAVVERLDIRRAQVLVEAIIVEMQLGDSQNLGIEWMFQNADAGVFGSSKFVGNAAGAAAALFSDAENATAALATALSGVQGETLGVAGNTGDEDFLVLVNLLKGNSNTNILSTPTLLTMDNNEAMISVGQNVPFVTGSFTNAGGNGGSNPFQTIQREDVGITLTVTPHVNEGDKVIMDIQQEISSVAGSVGASDIVTNQRKVETQIMARDGEVIVLGGLIRDDIQEDEQSVPILGSIPVLGRLFRSNATTSTKSNLMIFIRPTIVRDDETLHGATAEKYSYIRDLQLKQQERGIFGVDVDTLRILPELEPVVFDEARAAE, from the coding sequence GTGTTAAAGAATTTTGGCGTCATCTTGTGTGTGGCGATAATGATGTTTTCGGGCGCGTCTTTAGGGCAAGCTCAGGGCGCTCAGCCACAGCAAACGTGGACCATTAACTTCAAGGATTCAGATATCCACGAGGTTATTAAATTTGTCGCTGAAGTCACAGGTAAAACCTTAGTGATAGATCCTAGGGTTAAAGGGCGTGTGAAAGTGATTTCTCAAAAGCCTCTAACTGAACGAGAGCTAATGGAACTGTTTCGTTCGGTATTAGAGGTGCACGACTTCACCATCGTTGAGGTGGGAAATGTTGTACGTGTAGTTCCTTTAAAAGACGCACGTTCTTCACCTTTGCCTGTTCGGGATAATCCGGCTTTTGACGAAGGTTACGTTACCCAGGTTATTCAGCTTAAAAACATCGCAGCTGCGAAAGTGTTGCCCGTGCTACGACCCTTAGTGCCGCAGCATTCACACTTAGCCGCTTACGATCCCAGTAACGCTATTGTGGTATCCGATACGGCAGCGAATATAGAGCGTATTAAAGAAATTATCGAAAAAATCGATACCGCTGCATTGCCAGTAACGGAAGTTATTGAACTGCGCTACGCCGACGCGGACAGCCTTGTCGCGACATTAACAAAGCTAGATCGCGCCGAAAGTAAAGGTGCGCCGGCGTCCAATACATTACAGATGGTTGCCGATAAACGTAACAATGCCATTTTAATTAGTGGTGAAGACTTACAGCGTCAGCGCGTCAAAAACTTAATTCGTCGTTTAGACCGTCCACAGAAACAAACCGGTAATGTTCGCGTTGTGTATTTAGAATATGCAACGGCCAAAGATGTAGCCGTTGTTTTGAGTAAAGTGGTGCAAAACATGCAGCGCATGGTGCCTGGCGGAGAGAAGGGTGGCAAAGCTGGCCAAGGCGCAACGGTGGAGGCCGACGAAGCAACCAATGCGCTGTTGATTACGGCCGAGGGCGATAGTCTTGACTCGTTATTAGCGGTTGTTGAACGGTTGGATATTCGCCGTGCACAAGTTTTAGTGGAAGCCATTATTGTTGAAATGCAATTAGGCGATTCGCAAAATCTTGGTATTGAATGGATGTTCCAAAACGCTGATGCGGGTGTCTTTGGTAGTTCGAAGTTTGTCGGAAATGCAGCCGGTGCTGCAGCGGCTTTATTTTCCGATGCTGAAAACGCAACGGCGGCATTGGCTACAGCGCTAAGCGGCGTTCAAGGCGAAACATTGGGTGTTGCCGGAAATACCGGTGATGAAGATTTTCTCGTTCTAGTGAATTTGCTAAAAGGCAATTCGAACACCAATATTCTCTCCACGCCAACGCTATTAACCATGGATAACAACGAAGCCATGATTTCGGTGGGCCAGAACGTACCGTTTGTAACCGGTAGTTTTACTAATGCGGGTGGCAACGGCGGTAGCAATCCTTTCCAGACTATTCAGCGAGAAGATGTTGGTATTACTTTGACGGTCACTCCGCACGTGAACGAAGGTGATAAAGTCATTATGGATATTCAACAAGAAATATCGAGCGTAGCCGGCAGTGTTGGTGCGTCAGATATCGTGACTAACCAGCGTAAAGTTGAAACTCAAATTATGGCACGCGACGGTGAGGTCATCGTGCTAGGTGGATTGATACGAGACGATATCCAAGAAGATGAGCAGAGCGTACCTATCTTAGGTTCCATTCCGGTTCTTGGACGATTATTTCGTTCAAATGCAACGACTTCGACAAAATCTAATCTCATGATTTTTATTCGTCCTACGATTGTGCGAGATGACGAAACCTTACATGGTGCTACAGCCGAGAAATACAGCTATATTCGAGACCTACAATTGAAGCAGCAAGAACGCGGCATCTTTGGTGTCGACGTTGATACCTTGCGTATTCTTCCTGAGTTGGAACCGGTTGTGTTCGACGAAGCGCGGGCGGCGGAGTAG